The Malus domestica chromosome 10, GDT2T_hap1 nucleotide sequence GTGGTGGCATTGCTGAAAATATAGCCACATCATGTCCTAATCCATGGATGGATGCTAGGATATGGTGCAAGCTCCCCCATCGGCTCCTCGATCGTGTCATCGCCTTTCTCCCACCGCCTGCCTTTTTTCGCTCTCGATGTGTCTGCAAGAGGTGGTATGCTCTCTTGTTCTCCAACACCTTTCTTCAGCTCTACCTCGAAGTATCTCAGCGCCGCCATTGGTTCCTGTTCTTCAAGAACAAGAGCCTCAGGGGAAGCTACATATACAGGAACAACATTGGAGGAAGCAACGGTGACAGCAACAGGGGTGGTACTAATTGTGAAGGTTATCTTTTTGATCCTTATGAACTTTCATGGTATCGCCTTTCGTTCGCTCTACTTCCCTCCGGCTTCTCCCCAGCTTCATCTTCCGGCGGTTTAATCTGTTGGGTTTCGGATGAGGCTGGCCCGAAAACTCTCATTCTATGCAACCCAATTGTTGGTTCTATGTCTCCATTGCCTCCAACTCTAAGACCAAGGCTCTTGCCTTCCATAGGGTTGAGTGTCAACCCTACATCCATTGATGTAACTGTTGCTGGAGACGACTTGATCTCTCCATACGCTGTGAAAAACTTGACTGCCGAGAGCTTCCATATCGACGCAGGCGGGTTTTTTTCGCTGTGGGGAATCAAT carries:
- the LOC103446036 gene encoding protein UNUSUAL FLORAL ORGANS-like, whose translation is MEPFHPSLTFPFSYTFNTTTSALGGGIAENIATSCPNPWMDARIWCKLPHRLLDRVIAFLPPPAFFRSRCVCKRWYALLFSNTFLQLYLEVSQRRHWFLFFKNKSLRGSYIYRNNIGGSNGDSNRGGTNCEGYLFDPYELSWYRLSFALLPSGFSPASSSGGLICWVSDEAGPKTLILCNPIVGSMSPLPPTLRPRLLPSIGLSVNPTSIDVTVAGDDLISPYAVKNLTAESFHIDAGGFFSLWGINSSLPKLCNFESGQMVNVRGRFYCMNYGPYSVLAYDVAANNCWTIEAPMRRALRSPTLMESGGKLLLVSAVEKSKLNVPKSLRIWGLQACGTTWVEMERMPQQLYVQFDDLENGNGYRCVGHGEFITIMILGSDKALLFDMSRKRWQWIPPCPYVNAGVDGDLHGFAYEPRLATPVTGLLDQLTAIPFQAFSA